In Hippoglossus hippoglossus isolate fHipHip1 chromosome 15, fHipHip1.pri, whole genome shotgun sequence, the genomic stretch TGACACAGAGTCATGTGGGCAGGAATCTGTTTAGCAAAGGGTAGGCACTTTCAAAAAAGACTAGGCGGGTGATTGGATGAACCGTCTGTCAATCACATCTATCACGGTTGCTGAAGTCAGTCAGAAGgagaatgaaaacatgtttttgtcaaaGGAAAGCCTTCAGTGTTATTCTTTGCTcttattttaatgaagaaacACTCAAGTTCTGATGCATCTGATGCTAAAGCAGCATCGATACTTAACTCTTTAGGGAGCCGTCATTATTGTTGACGAACAATTGATTCTTGCTAGTGTCACACCCAAGACCTGCCCATAGCTGCCAGTAGCTCCTCTCTCACAGGACACCGATTGGTTTCAAACACAAGCAAATCATTTGGAGCCTGGAAAGATGGATTTTCCAGTTGCCTCACAAGGTTGTATAACCTTCGTTTAATCAGGAAATTTCCGTGAGACCAAGATCTCTTTTAACAAGAGCAGTAATACAGAGATAGGACACACAACagaacagtcacacacagagatgctcagttttgtctgtttgtttccacGTTCAGTATTTGCTGGTGGGTTTTTGAAGAAGTAACCTGGCAGCATTTCACCGCGGAGGACTTCTCTGATGAACAGCAGTTATTATTCATCAAGGTTCCGTTTATGGTGTAGTGTGGTAGCTCCAgtactgaaaaaataaaaaaaatatagtaTGTAGTTCTCTTGTTGTTGCTAGTGGATCGAGTGGCATGAGCGTTCAAGATATCTTCATGGCCATGCACAGACATGATGGTTCATACCACTCTGCTGTTCCTGATAGAACAGTGATGCTGgattcaaaccaacaaacacacaaacaattgaTTGAATGATTATACATTTAGGAAATAAACATTGTGAATGCAAGTGGCCGTTATGAGTTTCCCCCATCGGATTTCTGGACTAAGCCTTAGAGATAGGGCGAGGAGTTCAGAGATCTAGAGAGAGCTCTGAGTAgaatcactgctccttcacgtGGTAAGGTGACAGGTCAGGTGCTTCAGTTATCGGATCAGGATGCCTCCTGGGTGCCTACCTTCGGAGGTTTACCTGGCAGGCCCAACTTGGGGGAGACCCTGGGATAGACCCAAAACTTGATGGGAttacatatcccatctggcctgggaacacCTTGAGATCTGCCAGGAAGAGCAGGAAAGCATGGCTGGGAATAGGGGCATCTGGAATACTTGGCCAGTTACCTCCACGGCGTATAAATGAGATGTGTAATGTGGACATGGCTTCAGTTGAAGAGCCATGTACATGCATGACTGTGTCAGCTGCATAAAAATGGATATTATGATTCCGAGCTGGAGTAATTCAATTGTTGACCTAGATTGTAATTGATAACAGACCTTGTGTGATCTCCTTAGTtattgtgagtgagtgaggttGACCTGAGAACATCAGATGAGATCACCTGTGTTCCACGCAGGTGACATACATGTAGGTGCCACAAGTATTCTGGAGCAAATGTATTTggtgtgttattttgttgtgcTTCATGAACAGATCTGCCATCTTTTCAAGCTTGTTCATGTGGCCCAAAATATAACTTTGTCTTCTGTAATTTGGCACAGCAACTTCTTCATGGCGCGCTacctggaggagaaagagatcCGCGACAGGGAAAAGGAGATGATTCCTTCACCCAGTGAGTCTGAGGTGGTGCTTCCTTCTGAAACGCCTTCAAAGACTAAAGACAAAAAGAGTCCCGATAAAGGTAGGGAGCTTACTAGTTGTGAGATGGTACAGCGGAAGAATTAAAATCATTGATCAATGATTTCTCCAGTTCCTCAATCATGCACCAGCAGCCATTTACTTAACCTAATCAAGCTTGCGTGTTTTCCTCTGAAAGGGATCCTCTATCCTGTAGACTTTCTATCTGTACTCTGTTGTTGAAGTAATTCATGTTGCACTTTATATTACTCTGCTGAAAATCATGTTTAATATCTTGCCTAAGCCATGGATGACAATGAcccttttacttttacatttacatttacattgacAACCGCGGGACAAAAGTCAAGCTTCAGTACAGTGGGAGACCTTGATGTTTGATTGCATCAGAAATCAGTTACAGCATAATGTTGTGTTTAGTTGTTTAAAAATATagtttcacatttcaaaagTAATTTTCTGTATCGAGGCCAGCACCTTACTGGTGATGGTTTATGCCTAAATGATCAATATACTGTCTTAGAGAACAATATATCCACTTTGATCTCTGTGGTGAACCTTCGTCCTCTCTACCCTGCCCCTCACTGATCTTATTTCATGTAAATAAAGGGGACCTAATCATATCAATAGACTGGACAAGCATGCAAACTAATTGTCGCAACACTATTCTACTGAAGCCGATTTACATAGTAAAAGCCCTCTGtaatttgcatttttcaaagATCTAAAAGGATTGTTCTGTATCTGCAGGGAATGACAGCATGTTTGTGAGAGTTCATAGAGATTCAAGTTTTTAATTTGGCCTAAAAAAACTGTCTCTAAGATCCCAATTTTTAAACTTTGGGAATAAACATCCTGTTGAGAGATAACACAGAAggataacattttattatgagCAAAGAGTCTTGGTGCAGCGACCAATTGAATATGTAACCTTGTTGCTACTGTCTCATCAGCTGCGTCAGGTTTTGCATTCATGAATTTGTTCTTTGATCACTGTTATAGACACCAGATAAACctcaggagcttcagttaatgttcacatcagaTATCAGAATGGACACAATTCAGTGACTTCAGCTAAGTATTCCTGAAACTTCCGATTAGTTCACACTCAACAGTCTCTGAAGTTTTTACTctgaatggagagaaaaacaagcatccagtgagcagcagttgaGTGTTGATGAGACATGTCAGAGGACAATGGTCAGACTGACAGAAAGACGACAGTAACTCAGATAACCACTCTTTAcaactgaggagaacagagaagcATCAGAATGAACAACAACCTTGAGCCCACGTCAggttccactcctgtcagccaggaacagaaatgtgaggctgcagtgacaccgactcaccaacactggacagtTGAAGACTGAAACATGTGGCCTGGTCTGATGACTGTGGATTTCTGATGAGGCTGCAGGTGTAGAGTCACAGTCTGGAGTCAACATCATGAGTCCATGGAGTcaacctgccttgtgtcaacagtccatTTCTTGACAAACCTTGGGAAGACATAGTCACTGTGGTTTCTGgtttgctctggtttttgaaTGTGCCTGagtttctgtgtttcatttaagccccccccccccccccgcatctGACTTTCAGGTAAAAAGAACAGTGCAGAGAAGCCGTTCCCTCCAGCTGAGCCACCAGAACCAGTTCTGCCTGGAAGCATGGCCATAGGGTCagtgtctctggctgttgcCAGAACTGGGGCTCAGTTACAGGGCATCCCTCTCTACAAGTACATAGCCGCTCTAAAGGCCCGAGAGGTTAGAtcacaaacagcacaaacatgCGTATTTATGCAAAcaatacatacacaaacatattggGAGCAACATGTGTCTTAACATATTTCATTCAGACTCCTGCACAGTTTCATATCCCCATCGCTCTGGTTACCTTGCTGAGCTGTGGGAAGGCTTCTCCTGGAAAACTGAGTTTACTGGAGGAAGTCATCCTGATCCCCAAAGCAGGACAACGAGTCAAACAGGTGCTCACCACTCGACACTCAGTGCAGCTGTGCCATGTTCTGTCTTCGGCCCACTCCCTCTAAGTGATGGCTGTTGGTATAGACTCAGCTGTATAAAGTTGTCTCTTTCTTTGTTCATGCTATGACATGGTATATATTTAGTGAggctacattcagttttctcTTGAGCATTAATAAAATGCACTGAACTGTAAACTTGCTCCCCAGATCATCACAATGACCCTTGAGTTACAGAAGGAGATGATGAGAATAATGAACACTTCAGCAAAAGCCGGGGTGAGGGACATTGCTATTGATTCACTGTGAGAATTGCAACTGAGTTCACACAGGCTTTATGAtgcagagaatgaaaaaagcTGGAGGCAGGACTCAAAACTTTCTGTGATGGAGCGTTCCTAAAAGATATACACAAAGAAGGTTATTTCTAAGTGATTTCCATGGCTAATGTTCAAATTAACTCAGGTATGCAGGCCTGGAAATGCTTATTAAAACATTCAATACTTCTATCTGCCTTTTCTTTCACGCAGCATTTGTACTATATACACAGATTTATCTTCTCCATTGTTCAGCGACCCCTGGCACCGATATTCACAACACAGTGCAGAGGACTTCACCCCACTTTTAATAACCTTGAAATGACAACCGTTTCTTTCAAACCTATGAATAAACAGTCTATTGTCATTCACATGCAGCTTCAGCCAAGCCATTTTCTAACAGATGATGTAACGAGCACTCTaggttaatttatttattacagaTGTGTAAAAGTACAATGCATAAATGTTGACTTGGTGAACCATGTGTATCTTCTCCAAGGTCGTTCAGTCTATTCTGCATGACAGTGGAGCGCCGGGTGTGAGCTTCGAGAGACCTGAGCAGCCTCTGGACCTCATCACTGAAGCCTGCGCTAGCCTCGGACTGAAACTGGGAACAGAGATCCATTTAGCAGTGAACTGTGCCGCCCGTGAGCTAATTGACTATGTAAGTTGAATGTCACCGGCTTCATGTGCATCATCATGTCTATGTGCATACAGCCAAAGATCTCAGGTCACATATAAATCCAGGATAGTATAATTACTGCAGATAGAGAGAGAACCAGCAATGGAGGAAATgatatttcttttctccactCTTCATGTCAGTCTAAAGGAAGGTATGAAATTTCCACTGGAGTTTTGAAGTCTCCAGATGAATTAGTGGACGTGTACCAGTCCCTCAACAAGAAATATCCAGCAGTGGTAGCCTTCATCAATCCATTTAGGACAGAGGTAAGTTTGTTATCTCATCATTGTTTCATCCATTGTATTATTTGATTTCAATCAAATTGATGGTGAAGTTTCTTCTGGCATGGCTGTAGTACGATGAAAACTAGTTTGCAACCAGGAGTTAACATCACAGCGAGCCGTTGACATGTGACAGGTTAGTTTTAGGGCATCTGCTGCTTTATTTACTTGCAGTTCCTCCTTTGTAAGGTACTCCCCGGTTTACTTTGAAAAGGACATTTAACACCACATCTGATCTTATCAGTGTCACAAtcacattttttgtcttttcagctTAAATCACACTTTCATGAATTACCATTATCATAACAAGGGCTCTATGTAGACCCAATGGAACTCTCAGTATTTAGGTTTATTTTCTTGACTGGTGTtaatgttgtctctgtgtgtatgtgtatgatGATTTGTACACCCAGCTCACTTCACTCAAATGTCCATCCTTGTTCTTGTGCCCTGTAAGGACAAAGAGCAGTGGGAGAAGCTGAACAACCTGATCGGAGACACGTGTGCGCTGCTCTTGGACATCAGTAATGAGTCAAAGGCCCCGCCCCCTCCGGGAGTCAGCGGCCGCATCTTAAAACACGTTCACGAGACGACAGTCAGTGATTTGATCTGCATCGCATCAGAGCGCCAAGGTAACACATCCACTCAGGTGTGGCAGAGAAAATCTGCAGAACCACTTCTCAAGGGGAAGATAGTACTCAGCTGTAAATGAGTCAAATACTATTGAACTCAACAACCACAATAGAATAATACAAGAAAGAGAATTCTTTGAATTTCCAACTCTGCTCTTATAACATATAAGAGTCATGGAAGTGGAACAAAGACGGGCACATCTGCTGTTTCAAGCTTTCCCTTACCATCACCAGAGCAGGTACATGTGCCATAAAACATCAGCTAATACACATGCAACACAGAgcattattaaaatgtgtgtatatatatatatatgataaattCACGTTAAGTCAAATGTAATTagtaatatttcacatttaggttgcatgtttccttttgttAGATGTGTGTGAAAGGAATGCAGCCTTACAATCAGAAAACCAGGTCCCCCATCAAAGTCCTCAGAACAACCAGGTGGTCTATATAAAGAGACAGAACCCTTCTGCTTCCTGGTGTTTAACTTCCTTCACATCCCCAACGCTGTCCTGCCTTCACTTATTACAGACATAACTtaattcagtgcatgtttgaattCTGTGTGGATTGATGATCATTTTGCTGTGTATCCTCGCAGGTCTGGAGCTCAGAGATCCACTGTCAGTCTGGGTTATGCTTTATGCTGTATGTTATCACTGCAATCGTTTTAATTACTTGATGGGAATTTCTGTTGAAGCCATACCTGAGCTGCTTAGGTATAATCCTCTCAAGGAAAAGGCACTTATATATTCTATAGGCACATGTGAATACTGGATACTTATAACAAACGTAATCTAACCCAGTGGAGGCTTTGTCTGATTGGCAATTTTAAAACTGCCATGAATGTAATAGATTACTTAATGTACCCTCTTCTTGGCTGAACCTTGAATTTCCTCACATGCAGTGTTTTCCATGGGTTTATGGAGACATCATCAGAATCCGAATCAGGTTTtgttgccaagcaggtttacacatacaaggaatttgctgtggtgtgttggtgcaagtataaatatagaaaatattattaaaaaaataagtacTATAAGAACCAGGGGAGGAATTGTGCAATATGTACAGTCATAGAGTCCGTTATTTGCCATGGGAAGTCAAAGTGTCAAAGTGTCCCAGTCCCAGGCAGCGACCTCAGTGCAGTTCAGGGTTAGGGTCCCAGGCCTTGCTGGTGAGGCCAGCAGCAGTCCACCTGCTTATCCCACACACTCATGGTTCCACTAGAATATTGTGCAGTGTTTTGTTACTGCCCTAGTTCTCACTCACCACACAGGCAAACTCTAGATCAGGGACATGGGTTGTTTTGATTGAGGGAGCTCTCACAGAATCAGAACAGCAAAGCTGATTGTGTTTGGGGgaacaaatcaaataaacatatcaAGGGAGGATTTATCAAAAATACCATAAGGACGGGGTTGgcttggtggggggggggggggggggcttgatGCCAGCTTGATGCCATCAGCAGAGTAACAGTGTCCTGTTAGAATGACTAAATATGATTGGACATTACTTGTTAACTGGAAGCTGAGTTGCTGATAGCGACATGTGAATGAAGCAGATAAAGCAGGACTTCAGTGGCTGAGTCTCCACAGGTTCTTCATTTCAAAATCATTcatcttttccacatgtgaaaCATTGCGTCTCTGGTGGATTGTTATCAATTCTaattgcatttgtgtgtgtgtgtgtgtgtcttcacctGTTGCcctgcaggttcagtgttgaTGGGAACAACATGCAATGAGCCCTGCACCTACGACTCCTTATCAGATATAGTgagtttattcttttattttgtgtcacacacacacacatacacgcacaacaataataataataataataatgtattgaCTTAAAATATGAGAACAATGTTGACAGTGTGAGAACCATTGAAACACCTGAATGTGCAGCTCTCTGCTTTGTAAAggtttatattatattaatataatgatacagtaatatattaatattaatattttattcgTATTAACTGTCCTGttttcactctcactgctctcataaTGCCACACCAGctattttcagaaaatgtttaaaaacacactttccaTGACACCtgctcagcagcaaacagacacagaccagTTGTTGAACAGTTGAGCAAAACCAGGATCAACCATCATCCAGCAATTGCATTTGCATGCACATGTACATATGTATACATGTGGACAGTGCTCTCTGTGAGCACCACtctgagattctgctccatgttgagcTGCACATTCACGCTGTCAATCTGTTCTACCACATCACAACGGCTCTGGATTCACACCTGGTGACGGGACACAGACTCACTGGCAtgttcaggaaaaaaacacttgatgacaacgacaacatttagttttgtcctgttttgtgTCTTCATCAAGTAAAAAACAAGATGTTGTGTCACAGTTGTAATCAGTAAAGCTTTTTTGTGAGCATCTATTCAGTGTGCGTCACAGCGGTTTCCGTCTCGCAGtgtgctgctcttctcctccctcaggcTGTGGGTCTGGGGCTGGACTATGTCAAACTGGGAGGTCTGAGCGGTGCTGAGAGGATGACTAAATACAACCGGCTGGTTTGTATAGAGGAAGAACTGGACCAACAAGGAATCCTGGGTGGGTTTTCTATGCTCCTCCCTCatcgttctttttttttagctggacagagaaaaaggagaccagacaaagagagagagagagagagagcacatatctctctctctgtgtgtgtgtgtgtgtgtgtgtgtgcgtgtgtgtgtgcgtgtgcgtgtgtgtaaaagGAAATGTGTGAGGAATCATACAaacgtgtatttgtgtgtgtgtgtatgtgtgggagaATGAAAAGCCCTACCTTGGATCTGTTAATTGGCTGCCTAATTACACACTGGGACAAATACTTTCCCAGTCATCATTTCCAAATGATAGATGCAGGCAGGAGCAGCGGAGAGTTAATGAGAGAAGACTACATGTGTGTATCCAGCTCTGAtcaaaaaaacaactgtatttatcctgtttgctgctgtttgttgtttgtgttgaaatgacGTGCTGCAGCCCGGAGTGGGCCGAGGTGCAGAAAGAGACTCAGTgtgcttcagctgcagcagcggggACATGATTTCAGTCCCGTTATGTGAAGCATCTGTGTTCCTCCTTTTGTCCTCTcacttcatttcattattttgtcttGTCAGTCTCCAAGGAGAAGCACCCCCCTCCACTGTTTGCTGGAAAACCACAGAAGGAGTCCACTGCTGCGGGCAGAGCTCTGTCAGAGGAGGCCTGAGGCAACACAGCTCGCAGGAGAACACGACTGATAAACCCACCAcattatatttaactttcatcACCCAATTCTGCTGTGATCACTGGGTCACAGGTCAGGATTTCACTTCTAATAAACATGATTAAGTGCATCAGTTATAGTGTTACTATTCTCTTTAAATCAAAACGAGGCTAttcagagacagactgagagggCAAACGCAACCTTCAACAAAGCGGCTTTTAAAACCCCTAAACATCTCGTCACCACTTCAGGTTTGAGCCACTGTAGACTGCAGCTCCTTCCACAAACAGGTCTGCTTTCAGGTCACAATCAACCATCTCCATAAACACATCCAAATATAGCAGCACTCAGCAGCCACAACACACGAGCCTTCACTATTCACTACAATGGAGACAGGAGAGAGCCACTGATGGAgctcatcatttcatttcaccacTTTAATTTtaagcatgtttttttaatgaataatgtTTGAatcttttcattacatttttttccctaaaattttttttattttgtattactgtaaggaaaaaaaagtaaatcctaaatattaatattactaaaatatttgtgtatattttgaACATTTAATTTGAGTAAGCGTGCCGTTGTCCTCTGAATCAGACCCCCGACATTATTGACTGATGAGCCATTAAAAGAAGTCCACCTATGTCTGTATACATCCGTAATCAGAGC encodes the following:
- the eno4 gene encoding enolase 4 isoform X2, translated to MSYPRFISRLCKHEQDAYETKVAAAEFYRLNRVPEQIERALNELFLHKPADLHGYLANYFTNLSTPPRINRLKGREVYDTRGQLSIEVEVFCIVRNMEKSMCSAAVSSHFGPEETSEDWKAKCQERADHVMTAVQWVNEPFNNMLQGQNPCDQSEVDQALSNFFMARYLEEKEIRDREKEMIPSPSESEVVLPSETPSKTKDKKSPDKGKKNSAEKPFPPAEPPEPVLPGSMAIGSVSLAVARTGAQLQGIPLYKYIAALKARETPAQFHIPIALVTLLSCGKASPGKLSLLEEVILIPKAGQRVKQVVQSILHDSGAPGVSFERPEQPLDLITEACASLGLKLGTEIHLAVNCAARELIDYSKGRYEISTGVLKSPDELVDVYQSLNKKYPAVVAFINPFRTEDKEQWEKLNNLIGDTCALLLDISNESKAPPPPGVSGRILKHVHETTVSDLICIASERQGSVLMGTTCNEPCTYDSLSDIAVGLGLDYVKLGGLSGAERMTKYNRLVCIEEELDQQGILVSKEKHPPPLFAGKPQKESTAAGRALSEEA
- the eno4 gene encoding enolase 4 isoform X1, yielding MSYPRFISRLCKHEQDAYETKVAAAEFYRLNRVPEQIERALNELFLHKPADLHGYLANYFTNLSTPPRINRLKGREVYDTRGQLSIEVEVFCIVRNMEKSMCSAAVSSHFGPEETSEDWKAKCQERADHVMTAVQWVNEPFNNMLQGQNPCDQSEVDQALSNFFMARYLEEKEIRDREKEMIPSPSESEVVLPSETPSKTKDKKSPDKGKKNSAEKPFPPAEPPEPVLPGSMAIGSVSLAVARTGAQLQGIPLYKYIAALKARETPAQFHIPIALVTLLSCGKASPGKLSLLEEVILIPKAGQRVKQIITMTLELQKEMMRIMNTSAKAGVVQSILHDSGAPGVSFERPEQPLDLITEACASLGLKLGTEIHLAVNCAARELIDYSKGRYEISTGVLKSPDELVDVYQSLNKKYPAVVAFINPFRTEDKEQWEKLNNLIGDTCALLLDISNESKAPPPPGVSGRILKHVHETTVSDLICIASERQGSVLMGTTCNEPCTYDSLSDIAVGLGLDYVKLGGLSGAERMTKYNRLVCIEEELDQQGILVSKEKHPPPLFAGKPQKESTAAGRALSEEA